From a region of the Vagococcus coleopterorum genome:
- the pstB gene encoding phosphate ABC transporter ATP-binding protein PstB — translation MLTVDKMSVFYDDFEAVKQVSMSFEEKGITALIGPSGCGKSTFLKSLNRMNDLVPGARVTGAIEYQGKDIYDEAVDVTQLRQDIGLVFQQPNPFPFSIYENVVYGLKANGIKDKAILDEAVETSLRKAAIWDEVKDKLNSRADSLSGGQQQRVCIARVLAMNPKVILMDEPTSALDPISTKEIEEMLDTIKREHTIIMVTHNLQQASRISDKTAFFSKGHLIEFGPTKDIFLTPQEKATENYIAGKL, via the coding sequence AAATGAGTGTTTTTTATGATGATTTTGAAGCCGTCAAACAAGTTTCTATGTCTTTTGAAGAGAAAGGCATCACTGCCTTAATTGGTCCATCTGGCTGTGGCAAGTCGACCTTTTTAAAATCGCTAAATCGAATGAATGATTTAGTTCCTGGTGCGCGAGTTACGGGGGCGATTGAGTACCAAGGGAAAGATATTTATGATGAAGCAGTTGATGTTACGCAGTTACGCCAAGACATCGGCTTAGTCTTTCAACAGCCCAATCCATTTCCATTTTCTATTTATGAGAATGTGGTGTATGGTTTGAAAGCCAATGGGATAAAAGATAAGGCAATCTTGGATGAGGCCGTGGAAACAAGCTTACGCAAAGCAGCTATTTGGGATGAAGTCAAAGATAAACTAAACAGTCGTGCTGATAGTTTATCTGGTGGACAACAACAGCGAGTTTGTATTGCAAGAGTGTTAGCGATGAATCCAAAAGTAATTTTAATGGATGAACCAACTAGTGCTTTAGATCCCATCTCAACGAAAGAAATTGAAGAGATGTTAGATACGATTAAACGTGAGCACACCATTATTATGGTGACGCACAACTTGCAACAAGCCAGCCGAATATCAGATAAAACAGCTTTCTTCTCAAAGGGGCATTTAATTGAGTTTGGTCCTACGAAAGACATCTTTTTAACACCACAAGAAAAAGCAACGGAAAATTACATTGCAGGGAAATTATAG
- the phoU gene encoding phosphate signaling complex protein PhoU, producing MSERLDRKIKRVNMSMVEMTTLVNRGIRNALEAFEKKDFALAEEVIEDDFLINDKELDIDRKCVEVIALQHPVSSVLRGVISVMKASSDLERIGDHAASIAKATIQLEGKESYPVIEKQLYEVGQMIYNMGNQAVEAFIKEDAHFAQEIASHNQVVSEKYSEFYDAAVAMMIKDSDSVLTMTEYLKVGRYLERIGDYITNVCEWSVYRETGEMVDLK from the coding sequence ATGAGTGAAAGATTAGATCGTAAAATTAAACGTGTCAATATGTCGATGGTTGAGATGACAACCTTAGTTAATCGTGGTATTCGTAATGCGCTAGAAGCATTTGAAAAGAAAGACTTTGCTTTAGCAGAAGAGGTTATTGAGGATGATTTTTTAATTAATGATAAAGAGCTAGATATTGACCGTAAATGTGTCGAAGTCATCGCGTTACAGCACCCTGTTAGTAGTGTTTTACGGGGCGTTATTTCAGTGATGAAAGCCAGTTCTGATTTAGAGAGAATCGGAGATCATGCAGCGAGTATAGCCAAAGCAACCATTCAATTGGAAGGGAAAGAATCTTATCCAGTCATTGAAAAGCAGCTGTATGAAGTAGGTCAAATGATTTACAACATGGGGAATCAAGCAGTTGAAGCTTTTATTAAAGAAGATGCCCATTTTGCCCAAGAAATTGCCAGTCACAATCAAGTTGTTTCAGAAAAATATAGTGAGTTTTATGACGCCGCTGTAGCTATGATGATCAAAGATTCTGATAGTGTTCTGACAATGACTGAATACTTGAAAGTTGGCCGTTATTTAGAAAGAATTGGCGATTATATTACCAACGTTTGTGAGTGGAGTGTTTACCGGGAAACAGGCGAAATGGTGGACTTAAAATAG
- a CDS encoding TerC family protein — protein sequence MDFIINLYQPFFDKANWVEFFSNPEAWLLLGTLVLMECLLSVDNAVVLAAQTKTLDDPADRRRALTYGLWGAYIFRFIAIGLGTYLIHMWQIKVLGAAYLMYLAVKYFTKKEDSHVVEGHVAKAAKGFWYTVISIELMDLAFSVDAVLASLAVSENPVVILLGGLVGILCMRGIASFIAKLMDKIPELEAMAYFLIFFIGIKLFLSIPMINIHIPASLFAMVVFGAIIVTVAINRFKRVRVQQPVRVKGRDDR from the coding sequence ATGGATTTTATTATTAATTTGTATCAACCGTTTTTTGACAAAGCTAACTGGGTAGAGTTTTTTAGTAACCCGGAAGCATGGTTGTTATTAGGTACATTAGTTTTAATGGAGTGTTTACTATCTGTTGATAATGCTGTTGTATTGGCGGCGCAAACGAAAACATTAGATGATCCTGCTGATCGCCGTCGTGCTTTAACTTATGGGTTATGGGGAGCTTACATCTTTAGATTCATCGCGATTGGGCTAGGAACGTACTTAATTCACATGTGGCAAATCAAAGTCTTAGGTGCGGCATATTTGATGTATCTAGCAGTAAAATACTTTACTAAAAAAGAAGACTCACATGTTGTAGAAGGTCATGTTGCTAAAGCAGCAAAAGGCTTTTGGTATACGGTGATTTCAATTGAATTGATGGATTTAGCATTCTCAGTAGATGCTGTGTTAGCATCGTTAGCTGTATCAGAAAATCCAGTTGTTATTTTATTAGGGGGATTAGTTGGGATTTTATGTATGCGTGGCATTGCTTCATTTATTGCTAAATTAATGGATAAAATTCCTGAGTTGGAAGCAATGGCTTATTTCTTAATCTTCTTTATTGGGATTAAATTATTCTTGTCAATCCCAATGATAAACATCCATATTCCAGCAAGTCTTTTTGCAATGGTCGTTTTTGGAGCAATCATTGTCACTGTGGCAATCAATCGCTTTAAACGTGTACGTGTCCAACAACCAGTTAGAGTAAAAGGGAGAGATGATCGATGA
- a CDS encoding PepSY domain-containing protein has translation MKKLSLIVATFGMVGLLAACQKVSKEDVTRLFTQDLATYETTFHQANPEVKVSDIEIDFDGKAIKVAVKGQDAERDYETSMTYDGAKILKERSEKLDREDKQEAPEVLTNLKELATLTELESALKKEAVDIETIESMELGKELGQNIWEVQTKEGRQEFNYFFNAETAELIKKERD, from the coding sequence ATGAAAAAATTATCATTAATTGTAGCAACCTTTGGGATGGTAGGTTTATTAGCAGCCTGTCAAAAAGTATCAAAAGAAGATGTGACGAGGTTGTTCACTCAAGATTTAGCAACGTATGAAACAACTTTTCATCAAGCTAATCCTGAAGTAAAGGTTTCAGATATTGAGATTGACTTTGACGGGAAAGCAATAAAAGTCGCTGTTAAAGGACAAGATGCAGAACGTGATTATGAAACAAGCATGACTTATGATGGGGCAAAAATTTTGAAAGAACGTTCAGAAAAATTAGATCGTGAAGATAAACAAGAAGCGCCAGAAGTTCTAACGAATTTAAAAGAGTTAGCGACATTAACAGAATTAGAGTCAGCGTTGAAAAAAGAAGCAGTTGATATAGAGACGATTGAAAGTATGGAGTTAGGCAAAGAACTTGGTCAAAATATATGGGAAGTTCAAACGAAAGAAGGCCGTCAAGAATTTAATTATTTCTTCAATGCTGAAACAGCTGAGTTAATCAAAAAAGAACGAGATTAA
- a CDS encoding acetate uptake transporter has protein sequence MEKKEIIVSQKLIDPSAIGLFGLAMVTLVASSQKLEWTNGVGGVIPWAIFLGGLLQIVAAVYDAKEQNLFGATAFFGYGFFWLATATAWMTQNGVFGEALQASYDPKQLGFAFIGYLIFTIFMTIGAMETHKVLFTIFVLIDFLFLGLALSTLDIAPDFFHSLAAWSELGIAIMSFYGSAAAVLNKHFGKIFLPVGKPFGIFK, from the coding sequence ATGGAAAAGAAAGAAATTATCGTATCACAAAAACTAATTGACCCATCAGCAATCGGTTTATTCGGTCTTGCAATGGTAACGTTAGTCGCTTCATCACAAAAATTAGAGTGGACAAATGGTGTCGGTGGCGTTATCCCTTGGGCTATTTTCCTAGGTGGTTTACTGCAAATCGTAGCTGCTGTTTACGACGCTAAAGAGCAAAACTTATTTGGCGCTACAGCTTTCTTTGGTTATGGATTCTTTTGGTTAGCAACTGCGACTGCTTGGATGACCCAAAACGGCGTCTTCGGTGAAGCATTGCAAGCTAGTTATGATCCAAAACAACTAGGCTTTGCTTTTATCGGTTACCTAATCTTCACAATCTTCATGACAATTGGTGCCATGGAAACACATAAAGTTTTATTCACTATTTTTGTTTTGATTGATTTCCTATTCTTAGGATTAGCTTTATCAACATTAGACATCGCACCTGATTTCTTCCACAGCTTAGCTGCTTGGTCAGAATTAGGAATCGCTATTATGTCATTTTACGGAAGTGCTGCTGCAGTGTTAAACAAACACTTCGGTAAAATCTTCTTACCAGTTGGAAAACCGTTCGGCATTTTCAAATAA
- a CDS encoding lysozyme family protein, protein MKFFKAIGHILFYGLMLILIAAIGFGGYQAYKTNQRVHDVEHWESTVKEVTAEYNLSAYNDIVMAIILTESKGEHLDVMQSSESQYGTTDLVTSSRESIEIGVKHLSEVLKEAQDKGTDIWTGVQAYNFGSNYIEYVRKNGGIHSVELAEKYSRDVLAPLLGNNFGQTYRYLKPRAIAHNGGYLYKDGGNFFYAETVEWNLRMMKIFQDLPF, encoded by the coding sequence ATGAAATTTTTTAAAGCAATTGGGCATATTCTTTTTTATGGTCTAATGTTGATTCTGATAGCAGCGATTGGGTTTGGTGGTTATCAAGCTTATAAAACGAACCAACGAGTTCATGATGTAGAACATTGGGAGTCAACAGTAAAAGAAGTAACAGCGGAGTATAACTTGTCTGCTTATAACGATATTGTGATGGCGATTATCTTAACTGAATCCAAAGGTGAGCACCTTGACGTCATGCAAAGTAGTGAAAGTCAATACGGAACAACTGACCTAGTAACAAGTTCTCGTGAGAGTATTGAGATTGGTGTCAAACACTTGTCAGAAGTGTTAAAAGAAGCTCAAGATAAAGGAACAGATATTTGGACGGGTGTCCAAGCCTATAATTTCGGTAGTAATTATATCGAGTATGTTCGTAAAAATGGTGGCATTCATTCGGTTGAATTAGCTGAAAAATATTCTAGAGATGTTTTAGCTCCACTATTAGGAAATAATTTTGGTCAAACGTATCGCTATTTGAAACCACGAGCGATTGCTCATAACGGAGGATATCTCTATAAAGATGGCGGGAACTTTTTCTATGCTGAAACCGTTGAGTGGAACTTACGAATGATGAAGATTTTCCAAGATTTACCATTTTAA
- a CDS encoding cation-translocating P-type ATPase has translation MENFLENNKGLSTTDVHQKQVQGLQNNYDDNVAKSTKDIFKDNLLTLFNFLNVMIAVCLIFVGAFSNLAFILIILINVVIGIYQEIHARNMVAKLSIVSREQATVIRDGQEQVIDATELVLGDLVKLNAGEQIQSDMRVLFGRAEANESLLTGESDLIEKEEGADLLSGSFLSSGQVYAEVIHVGKDNYATKIAEEAKVHKPINSELVNSIRKVSKFTSYIIIPLGLILLAEGLFIRGDSPKVAVVASAAALLGMLPKGLVLLISIALATAVTKLAKKRILVQDMYAVETLAHVDMICLDKTGTITEGKMKVAEATILSPEHEVEVEAILGSYLHESTDNNITMQAIREAYEESTNYQAIDDLAFSSERKWGAIKFEGLGTVILGAPERLVSEDKLPEQVKRGQEEGFRVLMLALTQAEVMESETLSEVVPLMVFEIDDPIRQNADETLAYLKSEGVAIKVISGDNPVTVSNIARRAGLEGYENYLDMSGLETESEVRAAVANYTVFGRVSPKQKQILVNELQSLGHTVAMTGDGVNDVLALREADCSIAMAEGDSATRQIANLVLLDSDFTTLPDVLFEGRRVVNNVTKVASVFFIKTIYSFILSIICMISALAFPFVPIQITLLDLAIEGYPAFFLSFESDKRQVHGKFLPTVLKNALPNALLVIMNIVAVYGLAKVMNFSQLESTTLMYYLLIGVSLLAVIKACLPLNPLRVFLIVTTVVGIYVAAMLFHKILFIGLLTAKTLPIFIALMIITIILRLIITASLKKQQVKK, from the coding sequence ATGGAGAATTTCTTAGAGAATAATAAAGGTCTTTCAACAACAGATGTTCACCAAAAACAAGTACAAGGATTACAAAATAATTATGATGATAACGTGGCAAAGTCTACGAAGGATATTTTTAAGGATAATTTGCTAACCTTATTTAACTTCTTAAATGTGATGATTGCTGTCTGTTTAATCTTTGTTGGAGCATTTAGTAACTTAGCTTTTATACTGATTATTTTAATTAATGTTGTTATTGGGATTTATCAAGAGATTCATGCGCGAAATATGGTGGCGAAGTTATCAATTGTATCTCGTGAACAGGCGACGGTTATCCGTGATGGGCAAGAGCAAGTGATTGATGCGACCGAGTTGGTATTAGGTGATCTTGTTAAATTAAATGCAGGCGAACAAATACAATCTGACATGCGTGTTCTTTTCGGACGTGCTGAGGCAAATGAATCACTATTAACAGGTGAATCCGATTTAATTGAAAAAGAAGAGGGGGCTGACCTATTGTCAGGTAGCTTCCTATCAAGTGGACAAGTCTATGCTGAAGTCATTCATGTTGGTAAAGATAACTATGCCACTAAAATTGCGGAAGAAGCGAAAGTTCATAAACCAATCAATTCCGAATTAGTTAACTCAATTCGTAAAGTTTCTAAATTTACAAGTTATATTATTATTCCGTTGGGATTAATTTTATTAGCAGAAGGATTGTTTATTCGTGGTGATTCTCCTAAAGTAGCTGTTGTAGCATCAGCTGCGGCGCTACTTGGTATGTTACCAAAGGGTTTAGTTCTTTTAATTAGTATCGCTTTAGCAACAGCTGTGACAAAATTAGCTAAGAAACGTATTTTAGTACAAGATATGTATGCTGTTGAAACCTTAGCTCATGTTGATATGATTTGTTTAGATAAAACAGGAACAATCACAGAAGGTAAAATGAAAGTGGCTGAAGCTACTATTTTATCGCCAGAGCATGAGGTAGAAGTCGAAGCGATTCTAGGAAGTTACTTACACGAATCAACAGATAACAACATCACCATGCAAGCGATTCGCGAAGCCTATGAAGAAAGTACGAACTATCAAGCTATTGATGATTTAGCCTTTTCATCTGAACGTAAATGGGGAGCGATTAAGTTTGAAGGTTTAGGAACAGTTATTTTAGGGGCACCGGAACGTTTAGTTTCAGAAGATAAGTTACCAGAACAAGTGAAACGCGGACAAGAAGAAGGATTCCGTGTTTTGATGTTAGCTCTAACACAAGCAGAAGTCATGGAATCTGAAACTCTGTCAGAGGTAGTTCCTTTGATGGTCTTTGAAATCGATGATCCGATCCGTCAAAATGCAGATGAAACATTAGCTTACTTAAAATCCGAAGGGGTGGCTATTAAAGTTATCTCTGGTGATAATCCAGTGACCGTTTCCAATATCGCAAGACGTGCAGGACTTGAAGGGTATGAAAACTATCTAGATATGTCTGGTTTAGAAACTGAATCAGAAGTTCGGGCAGCAGTGGCTAACTACACCGTTTTTGGCCGAGTATCGCCAAAACAAAAACAAATTTTAGTGAATGAGTTGCAATCACTAGGACATACCGTTGCTATGACGGGGGATGGGGTAAATGATGTTCTTGCTTTACGTGAAGCGGATTGTAGTATCGCTATGGCTGAAGGTGATAGTGCCACACGCCAAATCGCTAACTTAGTCTTATTAGACTCTGACTTTACAACCTTACCTGATGTCTTATTTGAAGGACGCCGAGTAGTTAATAATGTAACCAAAGTAGCCAGTGTCTTCTTTATTAAGACCATCTACTCGTTCATTTTATCAATCATTTGTATGATATCGGCATTAGCATTTCCATTCGTACCGATTCAAATCACCTTACTTGATTTAGCTATCGAGGGCTATCCAGCGTTCTTCCTATCATTTGAATCGGATAAACGACAAGTACATGGTAAGTTTTTACCTACAGTTTTGAAAAACGCTCTTCCTAACGCTTTACTAGTTATTATGAATATTGTGGCGGTTTATGGCTTAGCAAAAGTGATGAATTTTAGTCAGTTAGAATCAACGACATTAATGTATTATCTATTAATTGGCGTCAGCTTATTAGCAGTCATTAAAGCTTGTTTACCATTAAATCCACTACGAGTTTTCTTAATTGTAACAACCGTTGTTGGTATTTATGTAGCAGCGATGTTATTCCATAAGATTTTATTTATTGGCTTATTAACGGCTAAGACTTTGCCTATTTTTATTGCCTTAATGATTATCACGATTATCCTTCGTTTAATTATTACAGCTAGTTTAAAAAAACAACAGGTTAAAAAATAA
- a CDS encoding DnaD domain-containing protein — protein MLDLTTYLKAGETSVSNLVLTHYRSLGMSDQELILYLKLVQYQQQGVLFPDLMVISQQMGYQPEDIFQMLQGLIDKEIIKLITTKNDQGQTTDAYDLTGLFSKIDKLQQATHKKETQLSVEFQSRELYQVFEQEFGRPLSPIELETIGLWLKEDQYEPEIIRLALREAVLNQAYSLKYIDRILLSWERKNLKSKEQIIADQQKRKKSLADDERQQTNQPGQDLPKVPLYNWLDPKA, from the coding sequence ATGTTAGATTTAACAACTTATTTAAAAGCCGGTGAGACTAGTGTCTCAAATTTAGTATTAACTCATTACCGTTCGTTAGGTATGTCAGATCAAGAGTTAATCTTATATTTAAAATTAGTTCAATACCAACAACAAGGTGTATTATTTCCAGATTTAATGGTGATTTCACAGCAAATGGGATACCAACCTGAAGATATTTTCCAAATGCTTCAAGGGTTAATTGATAAAGAAATAATCAAATTAATAACAACTAAAAATGATCAAGGGCAAACAACCGACGCCTATGATTTAACAGGGCTGTTCAGCAAGATTGATAAGTTACAGCAGGCAACACATAAGAAAGAAACACAATTATCAGTTGAATTTCAAAGTCGTGAATTATACCAAGTTTTCGAACAAGAATTTGGACGTCCTTTATCTCCAATAGAGTTAGAAACAATCGGGCTATGGTTAAAGGAAGATCAATATGAGCCAGAAATCATCCGTTTGGCATTGCGTGAAGCGGTTTTAAACCAAGCCTACAGTTTAAAATACATTGATCGTATTTTATTAAGCTGGGAACGTAAAAATTTAAAATCAAAAGAACAAATTATTGCGGATCAACAAAAACGCAAAAAAAGTCTAGCTGATGACGAACGTCAACAAACAAATCAACCAGGGCAAGACTTGCCTAAAGTACCATTGTATAACTGGTTAGATCCCAAAGCATAA
- the nth gene encoding endonuclease III, translating to MLSKEKTLEVVNIMAEMFPEAECELTHRNPFELVIAVALSAQATDVSVNKVTPALFEKYPTPEAFVQAPLEDIMNMIKTIGLYRNKAKNIKACCQMLIEDFGGEVPQTREELVKLPGVGRKTANVVLGDAFNVPAIAVDTHVERVSKRLRIVKQKATVLEVEEALMKKIPKDMWVKTHHRMIFFGRYHCIARQPKCETCPVFDYCQEGKSRLLKQK from the coding sequence ATGTTATCGAAAGAAAAAACGTTAGAAGTTGTTAATATCATGGCGGAAATGTTTCCCGAAGCGGAATGTGAATTAACTCATCGTAATCCTTTTGAGTTAGTCATCGCAGTCGCTTTGAGTGCTCAAGCAACCGACGTCTCGGTTAATAAAGTAACTCCTGCCTTATTTGAAAAATATCCGACCCCAGAAGCGTTTGTCCAAGCTCCTTTAGAAGATATTATGAATATGATTAAAACTATTGGCTTGTATCGAAATAAAGCAAAGAATATTAAAGCTTGCTGCCAAATGCTCATCGAGGACTTTGGCGGTGAAGTGCCACAAACGAGAGAAGAATTAGTCAAATTACCAGGAGTTGGTCGTAAAACAGCTAACGTCGTATTGGGTGATGCCTTCAATGTCCCAGCGATTGCTGTTGATACACATGTGGAACGAGTGTCTAAACGATTGAGAATTGTAAAACAAAAAGCAACCGTTTTAGAAGTAGAAGAAGCATTGATGAAAAAAATACCGAAAGATATGTGGGTCAAAACCCATCATCGGATGATTTTCTTTGGTCGCTATCACTGTATAGCGCGTCAGCCAAAATGTGAAACTTGCCCTGTATTTGATTACTGCCAAGAAGGTAAAAGTAGATTATTAAAACAAAAATAA
- a CDS encoding PBP1A family penicillin-binding protein, producing the protein MSKTKQPTTKKVVPKKSPNKKKKKGGFLSKLKKIVLTLIGLFLVLGITVVVFAFGVIKNGPDLNMKELNAPRSSQLFDTGKNVIYEVGEEKRESLSVEETPDSIKEAIMSIEDKRFKKHMGVDPIRIMGAAVSNLKSGGMQGGSTLTQQLIKLSFFSTTSKDQNYKRKIQEAWMSLQLERKLSKDEIITLYINKVFMGNSLYGMETAAQGYFGKPLKELTIAQTALLAGIPQAPNAYDPIHQPEQAKTRRDLVLSEMHKDKKITKEQYDEAVAEPIDHELNTELENKEQNKVIDNYIKQVIEEVEKESDYNIYTDGLDIYTNINMDAQKYLYDLVNSDEQIAFPSDDFQTAVSITDPDTGKVIAQLGGRKVPEDTQMNNNLAVTAERDFGSTVKPITDYAPAIEYLNYSTAKITPDTPYTYPGTTTAVNNYDKRFRGNISMREALVDSRNVPAIRTLDAVGLDKSAEFLKGLGIEYDEGPFLSNAITGAPSSLQMAAAYGAFANGGTYYKPSYVDKIITPDGKETEFGDKGKRAMKESTAYMITDMLKDVLIRGTGTRANIPGFAHAGKTGTSNYPDDFLDKVVGDAYKGVPDISFVGYSRNFVISVWTGYQQYNHAIGVQDQWLAAEIYRNLMLYLSNGIDTPDWSMPDDVVRIGNELYVKNHTNDQGNIAQNETKEDKDKDDEDKDKDKDKDKDKDKDKDKDKDRDKETKPKPTEPKPTPPTTERPTPPTEGTTSPPTEGTTTPPITEETSSTPPETTGPSNGGGENSST; encoded by the coding sequence ATGAGTAAAACCAAACAACCAACCACTAAAAAAGTGGTCCCAAAGAAATCGCCAAACAAAAAAAAGAAAAAAGGTGGTTTTCTTTCTAAACTGAAAAAAATAGTCTTAACTTTGATTGGATTATTCCTGGTATTAGGCATCACTGTCGTTGTCTTTGCATTTGGTGTCATTAAAAACGGACCTGACCTAAATATGAAAGAACTAAATGCGCCTCGTTCCTCACAACTCTTTGACACTGGAAAAAACGTCATTTATGAAGTTGGTGAAGAAAAGCGGGAAAGTTTATCTGTCGAAGAGACACCTGACTCTATTAAAGAAGCAATTATGTCAATTGAAGATAAACGTTTTAAAAAACATATGGGTGTTGACCCTATTCGAATTATGGGTGCAGCTGTCTCAAACTTAAAATCCGGGGGCATGCAAGGTGGTAGTACACTGACTCAGCAGTTAATTAAACTATCGTTCTTCTCGACTACATCAAAAGACCAAAACTACAAACGTAAAATCCAAGAAGCTTGGATGTCTTTACAATTAGAGCGTAAACTATCAAAAGATGAAATCATTACCCTATACATTAATAAAGTCTTTATGGGTAATAGCTTATATGGCATGGAAACTGCTGCTCAAGGTTACTTCGGTAAACCTCTTAAAGAGTTAACAATTGCTCAAACGGCTTTACTTGCAGGTATTCCTCAAGCTCCTAACGCATACGATCCAATTCATCAACCGGAACAAGCAAAAACTCGTCGTGATTTAGTTTTATCAGAAATGCACAAAGATAAAAAAATTACTAAAGAACAATATGATGAAGCTGTCGCTGAACCAATTGATCATGAATTAAACACAGAACTTGAAAATAAAGAACAAAACAAAGTGATTGATAACTACATTAAACAAGTCATCGAAGAAGTGGAAAAAGAGTCTGACTATAACATTTATACTGATGGATTAGACATTTACACTAATATCAATATGGATGCACAAAAATATTTATATGATTTAGTTAATAGTGATGAACAAATCGCCTTCCCAAGTGATGATTTCCAAACAGCTGTATCAATTACTGATCCAGATACTGGTAAAGTTATTGCTCAACTAGGTGGACGTAAAGTGCCAGAAGATACTCAAATGAATAACAACTTAGCTGTTACTGCTGAGCGTGACTTCGGTTCAACTGTCAAACCAATCACTGACTACGCCCCAGCAATCGAATACTTGAATTATAGTACTGCTAAAATCACACCGGATACTCCTTATACTTACCCAGGTACAACAACTGCAGTAAACAACTACGATAAACGCTTCCGCGGAAACATTTCAATGCGTGAAGCCTTAGTTGATTCTCGTAACGTCCCTGCCATCCGTACCTTAGATGCTGTTGGCTTAGACAAATCAGCTGAATTCTTAAAAGGCTTAGGAATTGAATACGACGAAGGCCCCTTCTTATCAAACGCTATTACGGGTGCCCCTTCTTCATTACAAATGGCAGCTGCCTATGGCGCCTTTGCAAATGGCGGCACTTATTATAAACCATCTTACGTTGATAAAATCATCACTCCTGATGGTAAAGAAACAGAATTTGGTGATAAAGGTAAACGAGCAATGAAAGAATCAACTGCTTATATGATTACCGATATGCTTAAAGATGTTCTTATTCGTGGAACTGGTACACGCGCTAACATTCCTGGTTTCGCCCATGCTGGTAAAACAGGAACTTCTAACTATCCAGATGATTTCTTAGATAAAGTTGTTGGCGACGCCTATAAAGGTGTGCCTGATATTAGTTTTGTTGGCTACAGTCGTAACTTTGTTATTTCTGTTTGGACTGGTTACCAACAATATAACCACGCTATCGGTGTGCAAGACCAATGGTTAGCCGCTGAAATCTATCGCAACTTAATGTTATACCTATCTAACGGCATTGACACTCCAGACTGGAGCATGCCAGACGATGTTGTTAGAATTGGGAATGAGTTATATGTTAAAAACCATACCAATGACCAAGGAAATATAGCACAAAACGAAACAAAAGAAGATAAAGATAAAGATGACGAAGATAAAGATAAAGATAAAGATAAAGATAAAGACAAAGATAAGGACAAAGACAAAGACAAAGATAGGGACAAAGAAACAAAACCAAAACCTACAGAACCGAAACCAACACCTCCTACTACTGAGAGACCTACACCTCCGACAGAAGGAACTACGTCTCCTCCGACAGAGGGAACTACAACTCCCCCTATTACAGAAGAAACAAGTAGTACTCCACCAGAAACCACCGGCCCTTCCAATGGTGGCGGGGAAAACAGTAGCACCTGA
- the recU gene encoding Holliday junction resolvase RecU, giving the protein MTIKYPNGRTPSNHGGNSLKKQVKPTLSHSHRNRGMSFEEMINSSNLYYREKGLAVIHKKPTPVQIVKVNYPNRSAAVITEAYFKEASTTDYNGIYQGHYLDFEAKETKNKTSFPLNNFHHHQMEHMRHCLKQQGVIFVLIWFSSLKRCFMLPADILLDYWDSQSDQRKSIPLTDFEQKAEELKIGIAPTIPYLESLTTMIKGDSINE; this is encoded by the coding sequence ATGACAATCAAATACCCAAATGGAAGAACTCCTTCTAATCATGGCGGGAATTCTCTAAAAAAGCAAGTAAAACCAACACTAAGTCATAGCCACCGGAATCGTGGTATGAGCTTTGAAGAAATGATTAATTCATCTAATTTATATTATCGTGAAAAAGGGTTAGCTGTTATTCACAAAAAGCCTACTCCAGTTCAGATTGTAAAAGTGAATTATCCAAACCGAAGTGCTGCAGTTATTACTGAAGCCTATTTCAAAGAAGCGTCTACAACTGACTATAATGGTATTTATCAAGGTCATTATCTTGATTTCGAAGCGAAAGAGACTAAAAATAAGACCTCTTTCCCTTTAAATAACTTTCATCATCACCAAATGGAACATATGCGTCACTGTTTAAAACAACAAGGCGTCATTTTTGTATTAATTTGGTTTTCTAGTTTAAAACGATGTTTTATGCTTCCAGCAGACATACTTTTAGACTATTGGGATTCACAGTCAGATCAGCGAAAATCTATTCCTTTAACTGATTTTGAACAAAAAGCAGAAGAATTAAAAATTGGGATTGCACCAACTATTCCCTACTTAGAAAGTTTGACAACTATGATAAAAGGAGATTCGATCAATGAGTAA